GGATCAGGGTCCGGCCAACGCTGCCGTAGAGTTGAACAAGGATCTGCGGTACAGATTGGAAGAGCAGAGGCATGGCAAAGTCAATCTTGGCTGCCTCAACCGTAGCATCCCCGCTCTCACGTCGGTGGTTGAGTGCTGTGGAGCCATGATGTCTACCGAGATGTCTACCGGGGTCGGGCGCAGGGGGAAGAGACATCCTTAGTCCAAGCCCAACCCAAACATCGCAGACGTCAAAATTGGAGTTGATCACAGCACTAGAGGCTGCTTGGGGGAGAATAAGCGCTTATAGTTTAAGAGTAACCTAAGCATTTATACACAAGTATTTGGCAGAGTATTATGGCAGGCAACGAGTTTTCTCCGGCCAATATCCATGGTCAGCTTTCAGAGCGAGAGCTACAGATTGTCGAGCTAGTTGCTGCCGGTCTGACCAATCAAGAGATCTCTGAGCAATTGGAGATTAGCAAGCGTACGGTCGACAATCATATCAGCAACATCCTGACAAAAACGGCCACAGGCAATCGAGTGTCTTTGGTACGATGGGCTTTGCAGTGGGGTAAAGTCTGCATTGACCAGGTTAATTGCTGCACCTTGCCCAATGTTACTAATGGCCACAGCGTTCCCTAGTAGACTCCGGCGGCGCCAGTTGGATGTCCCTAAGTTGCCACGGGGCAGGGCTAGGGGACAGGGATGGGGACCAATGGTCAACCCCCTGCTGCCATGGCAGAGTTAGGTAGGCAATTCTGTGGGGTGTTGATGTCTCGGATTAGCTAATCATGGTAGAGTCTCAGTCGCCAAAGACAACCTCATCGCAGACGTCACCAAAGACGACGGCTCCGGTGAAAAAATTACAGTACCAGCTGCACTGTCCCCAGTTGCCGCTGATGGTGTACCGGGAGGTGGCGGCTCATTTACGGTTGATTGATGGGGTGGAGACAGGGCTATTGCCTCAGACGGCGAAGACATTTGATTATTTACAGAGTCCGGTGGGGGGCTTGTGGATTCGCTATCCCGAAACCCATAGTCGTTTGTATCAGACCCAGGTAGAGGCGATCTTGGCCTACTATGGCCAGCGCTATGGTGCTTGGGAGACGATTAAGTCGTCTGCTTGAGGCGTCCTCTCCCTTGCCTCGGGGCAGTCCCCCCTTTACAGTGTTGATTTGTCGAGTCTGCGATCGCATCTGGATCGCTAGCCATGGAGCCGTTGCAATCCCTTCCTGGAACTGAAGACATTCTGCCCCAACGACAATCTGCGGGGCAAGCGATCAAGGTGGCCGACGTCACTACCTGGCAGCGCATTGAAGCCATGGGCCGTGACATCTTGCAGCGGGCCGCTTATCAGGAAATCCGCACTCCTATCTTCGAACTGACTCGGCTGTTTGAGCGGGGCATCGGCGAGGCCACCGACGTAGTGGGTAAAGAAATGTATACCTTCTTGGACCGGGGGGAACGCTCAGTCACCCTGCGGCCAGAAGGCACCGCTGGGGTGGTGCGGGCCTATGTTCAACACAAGCTCCATGGTCAGGGAGGGGTGCAGCGGCTCTGGTATACCGGCCCTATGTTTCGCTATGAACGGCCCCAGAAGGGCCGCCAGCGGCAATTCCACCAGCTGGGGGTAGAGGTACTGGGCAGCCACGACCCGCGA
This portion of the Halomicronema hongdechloris C2206 genome encodes:
- the pedR gene encoding photosynthetic electron transport-dependent transcriptional regulator PedR, producing MAGNEFSPANIHGQLSERELQIVELVAAGLTNQEISEQLEISKRTVDNHISNILTKTATGNRVSLVRWALQWGKVCIDQVNCCTLPNVTNGHSVP